The genomic interval GGAGCGAAGTGTTCCGGGAAGCCGCGCGCAACCTCCTCGGCGAGTTCGAGGACAAACGCCTCGAAGACCGCGAACTCCTCGGCGTCGTCACCGTCCTCTTCGACTACCAGAGCACGACCGTCGAGGAACGCATGATTCGACTCCGCCACGAGTACGAGGGCCTCGTCTCCTCGAACGTCCACAACCACGTCGGCGACCACTACTGCATGGAACTGTTCATCCTCGACGGCACGCTCGAAGACATCTCGGAGTTCGTCGGGCGCGTCCGCGCGACCCAGGACACGCTCACCGTCGACTACTCCGTTATTCCCGTCGACGGCTTCGCCGGACTCTGAGGCGCGTACAGTTTCTTCCGCGCGTCGAGCGGATACACGCGCTCGTCCACCAGGTCGGCGTCCGCGAGCAACCCGATAGCGTGCCTGGTGGTGCGCTTCGACAACCGACTGCGCTCCCTGATGTCCGCCTGCGTCAGCGGCGACTCCGTCTCCAGCACCTTGTACACGAGCTTCGCGCTCGGCGGCAGGGACTCAATACGTGATTCGGCAAAAACGACCACTGGACTGCTGTGCCATACTCGACCACTCGCACCCCGGGAGGGTATCGGTTTCCCTCGCGACAGACCTGGCCGGTACCTACCGGGGCGCGCCACAGCGCGGACACGTCGGCGGGCCGCCCGACGCCGGGAGTGCGAGCCCGCAGTGCTGGCACTCGCCGTCGGGCGCGGTCATCTCCGCCACCGCCGCCCGCGTGGTGCGCCGCACGCCCGCCAGCGTCCCCACGTCCGCGGGCGCGTCGCCGTCCTCGGCGGCGGGGAGCGCGAACCGCGCGCGCTCGGCGACGAACGCCTCGTCGTCCATCGCGTCCGCCAATCCGTCCACGGGGAGCGCCGCGTCCGTGTCGGCGCGTGCGAGCAGGCCGAGCGCCTCCGCGGCGCGGCCGCGAACGTGCACGCGGTCGTCGCTCAGTCGGTCTGCGAGCGCGTCCGCCGCGTCCGCGAGCCGCTCCGGGTGTTCCGTCGCGACCGCGACCAGCGCCGACGCGAGGTGGTAGCGAACGCGCTCGCTCCCGTCGTCGAGGTGGCCGGCGAGCGCCCCCGCGTGGTTGCGGAGTCGGTTCGGGTCGCCGAGCGCGACGCATTCGAGCGCCTGCGCCAGCCGCTCGCGCACCTCCGGCTCGTCGAATTCGAGGCCGACGCGGAGGTCGGCGAGCACGGCCGGCGACGCGACGTCCGGGTGGTCGAGCGCGACGTACCCGAGCGCCTCGGCGCACCGCGCGCGAACGAAGTAGAACTCGTCGTCGTCCCGCAACCGGTCTGCGAGCGCGTCCGCCACCGGGCGAACCGCGTCCGGGTCGGCGTCCGCGAGCGCCGCGAACAGCTTCGCCGCGCCCAGCCGGAACGACCGCTCGTCGTCCGTCAGGAACGGAACGACCGCGGCCGCGACCCCGGCGACCGCGCCCGGCCGGTCGTCCGCGAGGTCGCGGAGCGCGTTCAACGCCCGTCGTCGCACCGCCGCGTCGGCGTCCATCACCCGCGCGAGGCCGTCGCTCGCGGCGTCGTACTCGCCGTCCCGGAGAAGCGCTCGCAGTCGGTCGGTCGCTGGCGGGTCGTCCATCGGCCGGTGACTCGTTCGTTCGCGTCCGCCGCCTTCAACGCTCGGGTTCCCGCGTCACGTCTGACTCTGATAGAGGCGCACGACGATGGCGACCCCGACGAACAGGTCGGGCAGGAAGCCGAACACCCCGATGTCCGGCCGCGGACTGAACCCAACTCAGGAATTCTATATCCCGAAATACGATTTATCGGATGGCGCGCGAGCCGGCGGCTCACCGGTGGAGAACGAGAGAATTCGACGTTCTAGACCGCGGTGGAGTCGATTCCGTTGATGCGCACGAACCCGAATCCGCACTCGGGGCAGTACCACTTCGTCTTCAGTCCGAGGTGGAGGTGCGTCGCGGCGGCGCGGTAGAACTCGCGCTCCTCGTCGCACTCCGGACACTCGTGGTCGAGTTCACGGGCCATACTCGGCGTCTCGAACCGTGTCGTGTTGAATCGTTCGGTCCGTCCGACCATTCAATACTCGGGCGTCCGAGGACTCGCGTGATGGCCGACTCCCCGGACTCCCTGGACGCGTTCCGCCAGTTCGCGGCGCTCGAACGCGGCGTGCTCGTCGTCTCCGTGGCGATGTTCGCGTTCAGCCTCGCGTTCCAGATGACCAGCCGGTACGTCCCCGAGTACCTCACCGTGCTCGGCGCGAGCGCCGGCGTCGTCGGCCTCTACGGGAGCGTCGGCAACCTCGTGAGCGCCGTCTACCCCTACCCCGGCGGCCGGCTCTCCGACCGCATCGGGTCGCGGCGCGCGCTCACGCTGTTCGGCGCGCTCTCCACGCTCGGCTTCCTCGTCTGGTGGGCCGCCCCCCGCCTCGCCACTCCGACCGTCCCCGCGTGGCTCTGGATATTCCTGGGGTTGTTCCTCACGCAGGCGTGGAAGTCGCTCGGCCTGGGCGCGACGTTCGCTATCGTGAAGCAGAGCGTCGCGCCCGACCGCCTCGCCACGGGGTTCGCGAGCACGGAGACGTTCCGCCGCACCGGCTTCCTCCTCGGGCCGCTGCTCGCCGCCGCCGTGCTCGCCGTCGTCGCGGACTTCACCGCGGGGTTCCGGTGGGTGCTCCTCGTCGGCGTCGCGTTCGCCCTGCTCGCCACCCTCGGCCAGCACTGGCTGTACGACGCCAGCCGGGACTCCCTCGGGAAGTCCTTCTCGGGCGTGTCGAGCGTGCTCGACGACCTCCGCGGCCTCCCGCGCGAACTCCGCCCGCTCCTCGTCGCGGACACGCTCGTCCGCTTCGGGAACGGCATGGTGTACGTGTTCTTCGTGCTCGTCGTCACCGACCTCCGCGCCGTCTCCTTCAGGGCGTTCGGCGTCACCCTCGCCCCGGCGGCGTTCTTCGGCGTCCTGCTCGCCGTCGAGATGGCCGTCGCGCTCCTCAGCATGCTCCCCGTCGCCCGGCTCGCCGACCGTGTCGGCCTCAAACCTGTCGTCGCGCTCGGGTTCGCGGTGTACGCCGTCTTCCCCGTCCTCCTCGTGTTCGCGCCCGCCAGCCAGTGGGTGTTCGTCGCGCTGTTCGCGTTCTCCGGCCTCCGGTTCGCCGGCCTGCCCGCGCACAAGGCGCTCATCGTCGGCCCCGCCGCCCGCGACGAGGGCGGGAGCACCACCGGCGCGTACTACCTCGTGCGGAACGTCGTCGTGGTTCCGAGCGCGCTCCTCGGCGGCCTGCTCTACGACCACGACCCCGTTCTCGCGTTCACCGTCGCGTCCGTCGTCGGGTCGTTCGGCGTGCTCTACTTCCTCGCCCGCGGCGAACGCTTCCACCCAGAATAAACCACATTCGACTATACAGAAAAGCCGGGCGCGGGCGCAGACAGTAACGCCTTTAATTCTTTAGGCCACCCTAAACCGTATGGCTCCGAACCCGGACGACCAGACCGACACGACGCGCAGGAGATACCTCGCATCCGCCGGTGCGCTCGCCGGCAGCGCCCTGCTCGCCGGCTGTCAGAGCGGGAGCGACACGACGACCTCCAGCACGGACGCCACGACCGAGGCGACGACGGACGCCACCACGCAGGCGACCACCGACGAGAGCGGGCCGTACTCGGTGTCGATGGCTCCCGTCGGCGACGTCGAGTTCGAGGAACCGCCGTCGAACGTGATGGTGTACAGCCTCCTCTACGCGGACATGGCGGTCGCGTACGGCTACGGCGACGCCGTGAACTCCCTCGGATTCAGCACGAACGCCGCCGGCTCCCTCCACGCCTACTACGATCAGCTCGACGGCGTCTCCTTCGACCAGTCCGGCCTCACCCAGCTGAATCAGGGCGGCTCCGGCATCACCGTGGACAAGGAGGTGTTCTACGACCTCAACAGCGACCTCCACCTCATCGACCCCGCGCTCGTCGTCTCCTTCGACGGCTGGGACATCGGCGACGTGGAGGAGATTCGGGACAACGTCGCGCCCTGGTTCGGGAACGTCCTCAGCCGCCGGAACACCGAACCCCCGGAGGCGTACGCGGACTCCTACGAGTACTACACGCTCTGGGAGATAGCGGAGACGGTCTCCCAGGTGTTCCAGGCGCAGGAGCGCTACGACGCGCTCGCCGCGATTCACGACGACATGCTCGCGACGATTCAGTCCGGCCTCCCGCCGGAGTCCGAGCGCCCGACCGTCGCGTCCGTCATCTTCATCGACGGCACCTTCTACCCCTCCAAGTTCAACGCCGACGGGTTCGCGCACGCCCACACTCGGCCGATGCAGGCCCCGGGCGCGTTCACGGAGAGCGACGTGTCCTACCAGTCCGCGTACGACTACGAGACGATGCTCGAAGTCGACCCCGACGTCATCATCAACCGCTACAGCTACTCCTACTACGACATCGCGAGCGTCCGCCAGAGCCTCGAAGAGAACGAGGTCGGAAGTCGGCTCACCGCGGTGCAGAACGACCGCGTGTACGCGGGCGGCAACCCCCTCCAGGGGCCCGTGATGAACCTCTTCCAGCTGGAGATGACTGCCAAGCAACTGTACCCCGAGCAGTTCGGCGAGTGGCCGGGCTACGACGGCGGCCCCTACCCCGAGATTCCCGAAGACGAGCAGTTGTTCGACCGCGACGAGGTCGCGGCCATCATGACCGGCGAGTTCTAGTAGCCGACGCCGACGTTCTCGTGGACGAACGCCTCGTTTTCGAGTTCGTCCACGAACGCGACCGCGAAGTCCTCCATCGTGATGTAACTGTCTCCCTCGTCGTCCGCGACGAGTTCGTCCACGTTCGTTCTGTATTCGCCGGTGCGCTCGCCGGGTTCGATCATCGCCGCGGGCGCGACGTACGTCCACGCGATGTCGTCGGCGTCCCGGAGGCGCTCCAGGGCGTCGATAGCGGAGCGCGCGAGGCCCTCCCAGTCGTCCGGGAACTCCTCGGTGTCAACGAGCAGGGTGTCGGGCGCGACGCGCAGGCCGCCCGCGCCGCCCGTCCACACGAGGCGCTCCACGTCCGCGCGCCGCATCCCCGCGAGCACGGCGTCCATCATCTCGGGGAGCACGTCCGGCGTCTCGCTTCCGGCGGGGCCGAGCGCGGACGCGACGGCGTCGTGGCCGGCGGCGAGCCGCGCTACCTCGTCGGGGTCGGTGGCGTCACCGACGACGCTCGTGAAGTCCTCGTCCTCGATATCGTCTACGCCGCTCCGGGAGACGCCGGTGACCGCGTGGCCGCGGTCGAGGAGTTCGTTCGTGATTCGGTGGCCGATGCGTCCGCTCGCGCCGAGCAGTAGTACGCGCATACCCGAGGATTCGTCGCGCGGGTGAAAGGAGTTCGCGAGTGAGCGCGCGCTGCCGGCTTCAGGGCGCGAGCCGGTTCGGGTCGCGCGGGAACAGGATCGCTTCCTTGATGTTGTCGAGGTCGCAGACCTGCTGGACGAGCCGGTCGATTCCGAGGCCGTACCCGCCGTGGGGCGGCGTGCCGTAGCTCAGCGCGTCGAGGTAGAACTCGAAGTTCGACTCGTCCACGCCTTCCGCCTGCATCATCTCACGCATCGCATCGACGTCGTGCTGGCGCTGGCCGCCCGAGGAGAGCTCCTGGCCCTTGTAGATGAGGTCGAACTTCCGGGACGCGATGTCGTCGCCCTCGACGTTCTGCATGTAGTAGAACTTCTCGTCGGGGTAGCCGACGACGAAGAACGCGGGATGGCCCTGTTCTTCGAAGTACTCGCCGAGCAGTTTCTCGCCCTTCGTGTCGAGGTCGGTCGGGTCGTCCGGGAAGTGCCCGAACTCGTCTTCGAGGATGTCGAGCGCCTCGTCGAACGTGATGCGCGGGAAGTCCTCGTCGGGAACCGTGAGGTCGACGCCGAGTTCGTCGAGTTCGTGTTCGGCGTGCTCCGCGACCTGTTCCAGGGCGTACCGGAGGCTCTCCTCCTGCACGTCCATCACGTCGTCGTGGTCTTCGATGTACGCGAGTTCGACGTCGAACATCGCGATTTCGGAGACGTGGCGGCTCGTCGCGAAGTCCTCCGCGCGGAACGCCGTGCCCGTCTCGTATATCTTGTCGAAGCCCGACGCCATCAGAATCTGCTTGTAGAGCTGAGGGCTCTGAGAGAGGAAGGCTTCCTCCTCGTAGTAGACGACGGGGAACAGTTCCGCGCCGCCCTCCGCGCCGCCCTTCGAGATGAGGGGCGTGTCCACGTCCACGAATCCCTCGCGCTCGAACCAGTCCTCCATCGCGTCCATCAGCACGGACTTCAGGGTGAAGATGGCCTTCACTTCCGGCTGGCGGAGGTCGATGCCGCGGTTGTCGAGGCGGGTGGAGAGGTCGGCCTCGACGTCCTTCGAGATTTCGAGCGGGAGCGGCGCGTCCGCCTCGTCGATGAGTTCGAGCGATTCGGGGACGAGTTCGACGCCGCCCGGCGCTTGCCCGGACTCCGTGACTTCGCCCTCGATGCGAACCACGTCCTCCGCGCCGAGGTCTTCCGCGTCCTCGAACAGGGCGGGTTCGCGGTCTTCCTTGAACACGGCCTGCAGGAGGCCTTCGCGGTCGCGGACGATGACGAAGACGAGGCCGCCGAGGTCGCGGAGTTCGTGGACGTGCCCCGCGATGGCGACGGTCTCGCCGTCCATCTCCGGCGTCACGTCGCCGGTGTAGGTGCGGTCTATCATCTACAGTCGCGTAGTCTACTCGTCCACTTGACTACTGCTATCTCGCCCGGAAACTTCTATGTGGCCGGCCACCCCAGAACGAGGTATGAGTGACCTCGTGCTGTACTCGCTCGACGGCTGTCCGTACTGCGAGAGGGTGCACGACGCCCTCGACGAGCACGACATCGACTACGAGACGAAGTGGGTGGAGGGCCTGCACTCGAAGCGTAACGAGGTCAAGCGCGTGAGCGGCCAGCGCGCCGTGCCCGTCATCGTGGACGACGACCGGGGCGTGACGATGGCCGAGAGCAGTAACATCGTGGAGTACGTCGAGCGGACGCTCGCGCCGCGGGCGGAGGCCTAGGATGAAGATTTACACGAAGCGGGGGGACGAGGGGAAGACCGACCTCCGGGACATGTCGCGGGTGTCGAAGACGAGCCACCGAATCGAGGCGTACGGCACCGTGGACGAGGTGAACTCGCTGGTCGGGACGGTGCGGCCGACGGGCTACGAGGACGTGGACGACTGGCTGGAGACGATTCAGAACCACCTGCACGTGGTGCAGGCCGACCTCGCGAACCCCGAACCCGAGGAGGACGACCCCGTCGTCGAGGACGACCACACCGCGCAGGTGGAGGCGTTCATCGACACCGCGGAGGAGGAACTGGAGCCCTTACAGCGCTTCATCCTCCCCGGGGGGAGCGAGCCGGGGGCGAAACTCCATCACGCGCGGTCGGTGTGTCGGCGCGCGGAGCGCCGCGTCGTCGCGCTCGCGGGCGAGGAGGAGATAAACGAGGAGGCGGTCGCGTACCTGAACCGGCTCTCGGACGCCCTGTTCGAGTTCGCGAGGCTCGTGAACGCCCGCGAGGGCGTGCCCGAGGAGTCGCCTACGTACTGAGGCCCACGGTCTCTCGGTTCTTCACGTCGGCGTAGCCGTCGGCGGTGAGTTTGAGCGCGGGCACGCCGACGAACGTGAGCGTCTGGAGCGCGAGGAACGGCCGGTCGGCGGTGACGCCGAGGTTCCGGAGGGCTTCCTCGACCGCGCCGATGTGTTGTTCGGTCTCCGTCACGTCCCGCGTGGTGCAGAAGCCGTAGAGCGGCGCGGGGAGTTCCGTGACGACTTCGCCCTCCTCGACGACGACCCAGCCGCCGCCGAGTTCCGCGAGCCGGTCGGCCGCGGTTCGCATATCGGCGTCGTTCGCGCCGACGGCGAGCACGCCCGCGGTCTCCCACGTGATGGTGGTCGCGACCGCGCCCGCGTCCATTCCGACGCCGGTGAGGAAGCCGACGAACCCGCCTCGATTCGCGGGACTCCGGTCGTAGAGCGCGGCTTTCAACACGTCGTTGTCGGGGTCTGCGTGGAGTTCGTCGTCGCGCACGCTCGGGGAGACGGTGGTTTCTGCGGTGAGGAGGCCGCCCTCGTGTTCGATGGCGCGAACGGCCGCCGGGTCGTCGGGGGCCGGGACGGCGAGGAAGTCGTCGGGCAGGCGTGGCGTGGTGTCGTACGCGTGCTCGGGGTAGTCGTGGGGCCGCGGGCCGACCTGGAGGTCGTGGGTGTCCACGACGACCTCGCCGCCGGCGACGACAGTCGAAACGTCCACGTCGTCGAGGGAGTCGAGGACGAGAATGTCGGCGTCCGCGCCGGGCGCGAGCGTCCCCTTCCCGTCGAGTCCGAAGTGTTTCGCGGGCGTGAGGGTCGCCATTCGGAGGGCGTCCACGGGTTCGACGCCTTCCTCGATGGCGCGCTCGACGGCGGCGTCCATCGCGCCGTCCACGAGGTCGCGCGGCCACGTCCCATCGGTGGACAGCGAGAAGTCCGCGTCCCCGACTTCGGCGTAGGCGTCGCCGAGCGCGGCGGCGTCGTCGCGGATGGTGCCGACGCGCGCGATGCTGTGGATGCCGTTCTCGACGCGGGCGACGTGGTCGCGGCCGCTGATGGACTCGTGGTCGTCGTCCACGAGCGTGGCGAGTTCCGCGAGCGCGTCGCCGCGGCAGCCGGCGGCGTGGGAGCCGACGGTCTTCCCGCGGTCGTGCGCGGCGTCGTAGAGGTCGTGGACGGGGCTTTCGTGGTTGACGGCGTGAATCCACGCGGCTTCCCCGACGCCGACGACGCGGTCGCGGTCGAGCGCGGCGGCGAGGTCGTCCGGACTGCAGAGCGGACTGGTGAACGTGTCGAGACACGGCCCGGGCGGGACGGTCGCGTAGACGGAGACGGGGAGGTCGCGGGTGGCGTCGAGCATCGCGTCCACGGCGTCCGCGCCCGCGAGTTCGCCCCAGGACGCGAGTTCGGTGACGAGCGTGGTGGTGCCGCCGCGGAGCGCGTACTGGTAGGCGTAGTCGAACGCCTGGTGGAGGTCGAGGTGGGTGTGGGCGTCCACGAACCCGGGGACGACGGCTTTCTCGCTCGCTTCGACGACGGTGGTGCCGGGGCCGGTGACGCGGTCGGGGTCGTCGGTGAGCGCGGCGACGGTGTCGTTCACGACGGCGACGGCGACGGCGTCGAACTGGCGGGTTTCGGGGCGGTAGACGCGGCCGCCGCGGACGACGAGGTCGGCGTGCTGGTCGCCGCGTGCGACGCGCTGGACGGCGCTCGCGGAGCCCTCCGTGTCGGACATGAGAAGTGGGTGTCCCGGCGGCGTGAAAGCGGTTGTGATAGCCGCCGGGGTGGGACAGACAACGCCGGAGTGATGCCAACCGACGCTAGTTTTAGGCACGCCTAACAACGACTAAAGCGTTCCGATTTAGGCTGGCCTAAAATACGCCACAAGGGTTTTCTCCGAGAGAAGCCTCCCTACAACTATGAACGAACGCTTCCAGGACGCCCGCCACCACGTCGAACGCGCCGTCACGAACGCCCGCGAAGGCCTCGAAGACGAGTTCGAGGACATCGAGAACCGCGTCCGCGAACTCGTCGGCAAGGAGACAGAACCCGAACCCAGTCGCGTCGAAAACCTCAAGCGAGACCTCAAGGGTCTCGAACAACGAGCCGAAGGCGACGCACGCGCCGCCCTCAAGAAAGCCCGCGACCGCCTCGACAACACTCGCTCCGAATAAGCAGTCTTAAGTTTTCCACCCGACTACGAGTGAGTGCGGGTCGGTGGTCTAGTTCGGTTATGACGGCTCCTTCACACGGAGCAGGCCGGCGGTTCAAATCCGCCCCGACCCACTTCTGCCGCGAACGAACCGTGAGCGACGAATTCGTGCGGGGCGGACGCTTCGAACTCAGCGAGTCGTAGCGCGAACAGCGTGAGCGACCGTCTCGCGCTGGTTCCGGAATCCGCCTCGCCCCACTTCTGGCGAGGTGGATGCGGCGTTCTGATTGTCGAGTGCAGGTGTTTGAGTGCGTGCGTTCGCGTCTATTAGTCTGTGGCGTCCGGCGGTGTGTTCATTCGCTCCAGTAGGCTGCGAGCGCGAGTGCGAGTGCGACGCCGGTGGCGAACGCGATGGCGAGCGTTGTGGCGTTGATGGCGTCCCGGTACTGCCAGCAGAGGACGCCCGCGGCGGCGAAGTTGGCGCTTCCCCAGAGGACGTTCACGACGGGGCTGGAGTCCGGGCCGGCGGGCGTCATGTGTCTCGTTCCGGTGACGCCTTGTACGAAGTGTGGGATGCTGTTCGTTCCGAGGAGTCCGACACCTGCGAACGCTGCGAGCGCGGCGAGCGTCGTCATGGTGTCTCATCGGGAGTCTGCGGTATAGGTGTTTGTTCGATTGGGTGTCTCGCGGACGCGATGGTTTCCGACAATTTTTGTCGGTGGAGCGCGGTTGGTGTGGTATGCCTAGTCGTGGTTCTGCTGGTGGGTCGCGTGCGCGGTTGCCCGAGGTGGTGCCGTTCGAGGTGTCTCGGGTGTCGCGCGAGAACTGGGAGAACGGGTCGCGCGTCGCCGACGCGGACGCGTCGTCGCTCCGCGGACGGTGGGGCACCGTGGGGGCGTCGTGGGAGGTGTCGGTGTTCGTGGCGACCCGGGAGACGGTGTTGTTGCGGGTGCGGACGCCGGTGGGACGGGAGCGGTTCTACGAGACGACGCAGCGGGACGTGCAGGGCGTGGTGACGGCGCTCGACGCGTCGTCGCGCTGGCGGCGGTTGGATTAGGTTTCGTCGGTGAGGCCGCGGCGGATGGCGCGGACGAGGTCTTCGATTTCGTCGGGTTCGGCGTCGAGGCTGAGGTCGAGGCTGAGCGCGAGCGCGTCGCTTCCGGGGCGGGTGCCTGGGTCGGTGTTCACGTCGAGCGCGTCGCTCGCGAGGAGCGAGGTCACCAGGCTGTCGAGCGATTCGTCCGTGTCGGCGTCGGGGAGGCGGTAGGTGTCGTCGTCGCGTTCGAGAACGCCAGTCCAGACGTAGAGGTCGAGGAGGGTGTGGAGGCCGGTGTCGGCGCGGCCCTCGGGTTCGTGGTCGGTGAGTGCGGCGAGGAGGGCGTGCAGGCGCTCCTCGCCGAGCGAGTTGTCGCGGAGGAGGCCGCGCACGTCCGCGGTGGGCGGCCAGTCGTCGAGGAGGCGGCGGGCGTGCTCGCGCGCGGCGTCGGTGTCGCCGTCCCGGAGCGCGGTCGCGAGGCGCTCGCCGGCGTCGGTGAGTTCGTGTTGCTGGCCGTCGGGGTCGAGGACGCCGAGTTCTTCGAGGAACGGCGTCTGTCGGCCGACGGCGTCGCTCACGTCGAGTTCGTCCGCCACGTCCTTCGTGTACACCGGGTCGTCGGCCGCGCCGGCCTCGGCCCAGCCGGCGATAACGTCCAGGAGCGTGTCGCGGTCGACGCCCTTCGGAATCGCGTGCTCACCCATGGCAGGGGGTTCCGGCGCGCGCGACAAAAAGCGGGCGGCCGCCCGCGCCCTAGACGGGGGTGTGGGTGGCGCGGTAGCCGCGTTCGTCCGCGTCGAGCGCGTCGATGTCGCTGACGGCGTAGAGCTGGATGTCGCGTTCGCGCTTGGTGCGGACGGGGAAGTCGTAGTTCGCGGCGGCGTACGCGAGGTCGTCGTCGGTTCGCTCGACGTACGCGCGGTGGGCGTCGAGGCGTTCCCGGGCGACGGTGCGGGACTGCGCGGGAACCTCGGTGACGGCGTCCGCGTATCGCTCGACGAGACTGGTGTCGAGTTCGTAGCCGACGGAGTTCCGGGCGGCGCACATCGCCGCGGTCGTGGTGGTGCCGGTTCCCCAGAACGGGTCGAGCACGAGGTCGTTCCGGGTCGAGTACATGTTCACGAGGCGGTAGGGGAGTTCGAGCGGGAACGCGGCGGAGCGCTCGCGCGCGGCGTCCTCGATGGGCTGGAGTTCGCCCGTCACGTCCGTCCAGAGGTCGCTGAACCACTCGTTGCGTTCCTCCCAGAAGTACGCGGACGCGTACCGGTCGTCGTCCATCGGCTCGAACTCGCGTTTCTCGCCCTTCCGGAAGACGAGGACGTACTCGTGTTCGAGCGTGACGTACGCGTTCGGCGGGAGCATCCCACTTCCCATGAACTTCGCGGCGCTGTTCGTCGGTTTCCGCCAGACGATTTCGGGGAGCGGGCTGAGGCCGCGGGCCGCGAGCGCGCTCGTGACCCGGGAGTGGTTCGGGTAGACGCGGAACTCGCCGAGGGTGCGCGTGGCGTCCCCGACGTTCACGCACGCGATACCGCCGTCGGTGAGGACGCGCGCGACCTCGTCCCAGACGCCGTCCAGTTGGGCGTGCATCGACTCGAACGCGCGCTGGCCGTCGCCGGCGTCGAGCGCGTCACCCACCGCGGGGTCGCGCTCCCGGAAGAGTTCGTCCCACATCTCTATCATCGGGTACGGCGGCGACGTGACGACGAGATCCACCGAGCCGTCGGGGAGACGGGCCATGTCGCGGGCGTCCGCGGCGAGCGTGCGGTGGGTGGTCTGCATTCGTTCGTAGTCGTCGCGCCCGCCCTATGGTGTTTTCCTCTCCGCCAGCCCCGCGACCTGGAGGAGGCGGAGGACGCCGAGGTAGAGCGTGCAGGCGGCGATGACGAGGATGCCGAGGAGCGAGACGAGCGCGGACAGCGGGACGAACCGCGCCTCGAACCGATAGTACCCGAGGTTTCCCGCGGCGACCGCGACGATGGCCGCGACCGCGGCGACGGTGATGAGGGAGAGCCCGGAGAGCACGATGGCGGCGATCCACGGGTGGACGAACCGGTCGAGGAACGCGCGAACCGAGCCGAGCACGGACATGGTAGCGGGTACGCGGGCCGGGGAGAAGTGTGATGTGGTTTCGCTGGCGGGACAACGCGCCTAAGTGTCGGCGCGACGCAGTCTCGGTATGGACTCGCGGCTCTCCCGGGAGAACGCGCTCCTCCACCGCGTGTGCGACCGCCTCGTAGAGGCGTCCGACCGAACCGGCCTCGAAGACGGCGTCTGCGAGGCGGTCGCGGGCGTCGAGGGCGTGTCGTACGCGTGGCTCGGGACGCGGCGGATGACCGAGGCCGTCGAACCGCGGGCGGCCGCGCCGCCCGACGACGACTTCGAGCGCGCGCTGGAACCGACCGCCGGCGGGGACGACGGCCCGGTCGGGCGCGCGCTCGCCGACCGCGAACCCGTGGTCTCCGACGCGACCGCCCTCCCCGACGCCGAACGCCGTGACGCCGCGACCGCTCGCGGAACCGAACGCGTCGCGGCCGTCCCGCTCCTGTGGAGCGACGCGCTCTACGGCGTCCTCGTCGCGCACGCACCCCGGAAGGGCGCGTTCACGGGCGAGTTCGTGGGCGTGCTGGCCGAGGTCGGGACGCTCGTCGGCGCGGCGCTCGCCGCGTCGGAACGCCGCCGCCGCCTCCACGCGGGCCGCCTCGTCGAACTCGACCTCCGCGTCACCGACCGCGGGCGCTTCCCCTACGACGCGACCCGCGACCTCGACTGTCGCGCGACGATGCTCGGGTACACGGACGACGACGGCGCGTTCACGGTGACGTTCGGCGTCACCGGGCCGGACGCGACCGCGGGGCGCGTCCGCGCCGCCACGGACGACGCGACCGTGACCGTCTCGGAACCCGCGTCCGGCGGCGTGGTCGCGGAGACCACGCGCTCCGCGGACTCCGTGCTCGGCGCGCTCGCGGACGTGGGCGCGACACTCTCCGACGGCGCGGTGGAGAACGGCACCGCCCGAATCACGGTTCGCCTCGCGCCCGGCGCGACCATCCCCGCGGTCATCGACCGCGTGGACGCCATCGCCGCCACCGTCTCCGTCGCGTCGAAACGCG from Salarchaeum japonicum carries:
- a CDS encoding ABC transporter substrate-binding protein, with protein sequence MAPNPDDQTDTTRRRYLASAGALAGSALLAGCQSGSDTTTSSTDATTEATTDATTQATTDESGPYSVSMAPVGDVEFEEPPSNVMVYSLLYADMAVAYGYGDAVNSLGFSTNAAGSLHAYYDQLDGVSFDQSGLTQLNQGGSGITVDKEVFYDLNSDLHLIDPALVVSFDGWDIGDVEEIRDNVAPWFGNVLSRRNTEPPEAYADSYEYYTLWEIAETVSQVFQAQERYDALAAIHDDMLATIQSGLPPESERPTVASVIFIDGTFYPSKFNADGFAHAHTRPMQAPGAFTESDVSYQSAYDYETMLEVDPDVIINRYSYSYYDIASVRQSLEENEVGSRLTAVQNDRVYAGGNPLQGPVMNLFQLEMTAKQLYPEQFGEWPGYDGGPYPEIPEDEQLFDRDEVAAIMTGEF
- a CDS encoding HEAT repeat domain-containing protein, encoding MDDPPATDRLRALLRDGEYDAASDGLARVMDADAAVRRRALNALRDLADDRPGAVAGVAAAVVPFLTDDERSFRLGAAKLFAALADADPDAVRPVADALADRLRDDDEFYFVRARCAEALGYVALDHPDVASPAVLADLRVGLEFDEPEVRERLAQALECVALGDPNRLRNHAGALAGHLDDGSERVRYHLASALVAVATEHPERLADAADALADRLSDDRVHVRGRAAEALGLLARADTDAALPVDGLADAMDDEAFVAERARFALPAAEDGDAPADVGTLAGVRRTTRAAVAEMTAPDGECQHCGLALPASGGPPTCPRCGAPR
- a CDS encoding MarR family transcriptional regulator, whose amino-acid sequence is MVVFAESRIESLPPSAKLVYKVLETESPLTQADIRERSRLSKRTTRHAIGLLADADLVDERVYPLDARKKLYAPQSPAKPSTGITE
- a CDS encoding NAD(P)-dependent oxidoreductase, whose product is MRVLLLGASGRIGHRITNELLDRGHAVTGVSRSGVDDIEDEDFTSVVGDATDPDEVARLAAGHDAVASALGPAGSETPDVLPEMMDAVLAGMRRADVERLVWTGGAGGLRVAPDTLLVDTEEFPDDWEGLARSAIDALERLRDADDIAWTYVAPAAMIEPGERTGEYRTNVDELVADDEGDSYITMEDFAVAFVDELENEAFVHENVGVGY
- a CDS encoding MFS transporter, which translates into the protein MADSPDSLDAFRQFAALERGVLVVSVAMFAFSLAFQMTSRYVPEYLTVLGASAGVVGLYGSVGNLVSAVYPYPGGRLSDRIGSRRALTLFGALSTLGFLVWWAAPRLATPTVPAWLWIFLGLFLTQAWKSLGLGATFAIVKQSVAPDRLATGFASTETFRRTGFLLGPLLAAAVLAVVADFTAGFRWVLLVGVAFALLATLGQHWLYDASRDSLGKSFSGVSSVLDDLRGLPRELRPLLVADTLVRFGNGMVYVFFVLVVTDLRAVSFRAFGVTLAPAAFFGVLLAVEMAVALLSMLPVARLADRVGLKPVVALGFAVYAVFPVLLVFAPASQWVFVALFAFSGLRFAGLPAHKALIVGPAARDEGGSTTGAYYLVRNVVVVPSALLGGLLYDHDPVLAFTVASVVGSFGVLYFLARGERFHPE
- a CDS encoding CopG family ribbon-helix-helix protein; its protein translation is MAVVSVSMPDELLERIDDFADSHGYTGRSEVFREAARNLLGEFEDKRLEDRELLGVVTVLFDYQSTTVEERMIRLRHEYEGLVSSNVHNHVGDHYCMELFILDGTLEDISEFVGRVRATQDTLTVDYSVIPVDGFAGL
- a CDS encoding DUF7838 family putative zinc beta-ribbon protein produces the protein MARELDHECPECDEEREFYRAAATHLHLGLKTKWYCPECGFGFVRINGIDSTAV